The following coding sequences are from one Photobacterium angustum window:
- a CDS encoding ECs_2282 family putative zinc-binding protein yields MKLKNLDRQINLLCPTCGSIDFNEHGESESVTCLQCGRQLTRDELIEENSELISEVKNELAKDATKQIEAEMKKMFKDAFKGHKNIKFR; encoded by the coding sequence ATGAAACTTAAAAATCTTGATAGACAAATTAACCTATTATGCCCAACTTGTGGCTCCATAGACTTTAATGAGCATGGAGAGTCTGAATCTGTTACTTGCCTTCAGTGCGGACGGCAGCTTACTCGTGATGAGCTTATTGAGGAGAACTCTGAATTAATTTCAGAAGTTAAAAATGAATTAGCAAAAGATGCGACTAAACAGATAGAAGCTGAAATGAAGAAAATGTTCAAAGACGCATTTAAAGGTCACAAAAATATAAAGTTTAGGTAA
- a CDS encoding LysR family transcriptional regulator: MDKFSDMTLFISIVKNQGMAAAGRELGLSPATVTARLQALEDRYGVKLLNRSTRHISLTESGALYHQACLEIIDSVKETENLLQTGSQEVRGTLKISAPRDIGKQYISSIISAFCERYPDVVPYLYLDDKLTNLAESGIDIVIRYGELADSNLISRKLAASRRVLCATPEYLASKGTPVTPQDLADHHCLAMIRSNEELKTWHFTDDNQQTVITLVPKRFSDDGEVIRQWALDGAGIALKSILDIQHDIQEQRLVTVLDGYMKNFNASTSSASADLNVIYQSRQYQPKRLRLFIEFLLERFGERLG; the protein is encoded by the coding sequence ATGGATAAGTTTTCTGATATGACGTTATTTATCAGTATCGTTAAAAATCAAGGCATGGCCGCAGCAGGCAGAGAGTTAGGTTTATCTCCCGCAACGGTAACAGCTAGGCTGCAAGCATTAGAAGATCGCTACGGTGTTAAGCTACTTAATCGCAGTACTAGGCATATCTCTTTAACCGAATCTGGTGCGCTATACCATCAAGCCTGTTTAGAGATCATCGATAGCGTAAAAGAGACAGAAAACTTACTTCAAACCGGTAGCCAAGAAGTACGTGGGACGCTAAAGATCTCGGCGCCACGAGACATAGGTAAACAATACATCTCATCAATCATATCGGCATTTTGCGAACGATACCCAGATGTAGTGCCGTACTTATATTTAGACGATAAGCTCACCAACTTAGCAGAATCGGGGATTGATATTGTGATCCGATACGGTGAACTGGCAGACAGTAACCTGATCTCTCGTAAACTGGCAGCCAGCAGGCGAGTGTTATGTGCAACGCCCGAATACTTGGCAAGCAAAGGCACACCCGTTACACCGCAAGATCTCGCCGATCACCATTGTTTAGCCATGATCCGCAGTAATGAAGAACTTAAAACATGGCACTTTACAGACGACAACCAGCAAACAGTGATAACCCTAGTACCGAAACGTTTTTCAGATGATGGCGAAGTGATCCGCCAGTGGGCATTAGATGGAGCAGGCATTGCATTAAAGTCGATATTAGATATTCAGCACGACATACAAGAGCAACGATTAGTGACAGTGCTTGATGGTTACATGAAGAACTTCAACGCATCGACATCTTCAGCCAGTGCCGACTTAAACGTGATTTACCAAAGCCGCCAGTATCAACCTAAACGGCTTCGATTGTTTATTGAGTTCTTGTTGGAGCGATTTGGTGAAAGGTTGGGGTAG
- a CDS encoding GrxB family glutaredoxin, translated as MKLYIYEHCPFSARVRYVAGMLNIPLTVTCIAYDDDKTTNALIGTKQVPLLIKDDGEALAESLDIIQYFIELAHSIETIEISKAVFDWQKNAFLPLQKIGYPRWSNMALAEFETDSARQAWRAKKESDELNFDALLQDTPSIANDVESLIQQAKTILKLETNQPVRLIDGAIMFSILRGFFSAPEIKWDNAVKDWMESFSVKTHVPLLK; from the coding sequence ATGAAGCTTTATATTTATGAACATTGCCCTTTTAGTGCTCGCGTCCGTTATGTGGCTGGAATGTTGAATATCCCACTGACGGTAACTTGTATTGCTTATGATGATGACAAAACCACGAATGCGCTCATCGGTACTAAGCAAGTGCCTCTTTTGATTAAAGATGATGGCGAAGCTTTAGCAGAAAGCTTAGATATTATTCAGTATTTCATTGAGTTAGCACATTCTATCGAAACAATTGAGATTTCTAAGGCTGTGTTTGATTGGCAAAAAAACGCGTTTCTTCCATTACAAAAAATCGGCTATCCACGTTGGTCAAACATGGCGTTAGCTGAGTTTGAAACTGACTCTGCCCGACAAGCTTGGCGAGCCAAGAAAGAATCAGACGAGTTAAATTTTGATGCGTTATTGCAAGATACCCCGAGCATCGCTAATGACGTTGAGTCTCTTATTCAGCAAGCAAAAACGATCTTGAAGTTAGAGACTAACCAACCTGTTCGTTTGATTGATGGCGCGATTATGTTCTCTATTTTACGTGGGTTCTTTAGTGCGCCTGAGATCAAGTGGGACAACGCAGTAAAGGATTGGATGGAATCATTCAGCGTTAAAACCCACGTACCACTTCTTAAATAA
- a CDS encoding alkene reductase, whose product MSKLFESTQLNELNLQNRIVMAPMTRARSSQPGNVPNAMMASYYQQRASAGLIISEATQISDDSQGYSFTPGVYTDEQVAGWNSVTQAVHKNGAAMFCQLWHVGRVSHPVFQNGEKPIAPSALKPVETKVWIADEQGNGNMVDCVEPRAMTQADIDRVIADFAYAAKRAIDAGFDGVEIHGGNGYLIDQFLRTNSNHRTDSYGVTRENRIRFLVEVVDAVSNIIGANKVGVRLAPFITFKDMNCPDIVPTILEAAKQLQARDIGYLHLSEADWDDAPVIPEQFRIDLREYFTNTIIVAGSYTQARADEVLNKGYADLVAFGRPFVANPDFVSRLQHQQPLADLDGATLFGGNDHGYTDYPTLG is encoded by the coding sequence ATGAGCAAGCTTTTTGAATCAACACAGCTTAACGAATTGAATCTACAAAACCGTATTGTTATGGCACCGATGACACGTGCGCGTAGTAGTCAGCCGGGTAATGTTCCAAACGCGATGATGGCGAGTTATTACCAACAACGTGCCAGCGCAGGATTAATAATCTCTGAAGCGACGCAGATTTCTGATGATTCGCAAGGCTATTCGTTTACGCCTGGTGTTTATACCGATGAGCAAGTAGCGGGTTGGAATTCGGTAACGCAAGCGGTACATAAGAACGGCGCGGCGATGTTTTGTCAGCTATGGCATGTAGGTCGTGTGTCTCACCCTGTATTCCAAAATGGAGAGAAGCCGATTGCACCATCGGCACTTAAACCTGTTGAAACTAAAGTGTGGATTGCGGATGAACAAGGCAATGGCAATATGGTCGATTGTGTTGAACCAAGAGCAATGACACAAGCAGATATTGATCGGGTTATCGCAGATTTTGCTTATGCTGCAAAACGCGCCATTGATGCGGGATTTGATGGTGTCGAAATTCACGGCGGTAATGGCTATCTTATCGATCAGTTCTTGCGTACTAACTCTAATCATCGTACAGATAGTTACGGTGTCACTAGAGAAAATCGTATTCGCTTCTTAGTAGAAGTTGTTGATGCTGTGAGTAATATCATTGGTGCTAACAAAGTGGGTGTTCGACTTGCGCCATTCATCACTTTTAAAGATATGAATTGCCCTGATATTGTGCCGACTATTTTAGAGGCAGCAAAACAACTTCAAGCCCGTGACATTGGTTACCTGCATTTATCAGAAGCGGATTGGGATGATGCGCCAGTGATCCCAGAGCAGTTTAGAATTGATCTGCGTGAGTATTTCACTAATACAATCATTGTTGCGGGTAGTTATACGCAAGCGCGTGCGGATGAAGTGCTTAATAAAGGCTATGCAGATTTGGTGGCGTTTGGTCGTCCGTTTGTGGCAAACCCTGATTTTGTCTCACGACTACAGCACCAACAACCTTTAGCAGATCTGGATGGTGCGACGCTATTTGGCGGTAATGATCACGGTTATACCGACTATCCTACTCTTGGCTAA
- a CDS encoding type II toxin-antitoxin system HipA family toxin: MDVLTVAMNGILVGSLTKASSGAISFQYDPTWLSRAGARAISLSMPLRHDAYHGDIPYNFFDNLLPDNEEIRSRIQSRFQAATKRPFDLLSKIGGDCVGAIQLYSPQHSLHDVRQIQAEPLTESRMAQVLRGYQSDAPLGMLDDMDDFRISIAGAQEKTGLLWYQNQWQLPLGSTPTSHILKLPIGILPHKNIDLSDSCENEWLCLKIAAAFGFEVNDATIIYVEEVKALALTRFDRRWSQDGSWLMRLPQEDMCQALGVAPALKYESDGGPNIASIMQFLLGSRTSTQDREVFFKAQILFWLLAAIDGHGKNFSLFLEPESRYSMTPLYDIISAYPLMDSNSIPKQKAKMAMALTGTKKYYKWQTIQPRHFLSTAKAVGFSTQRANELMTEMKNQAPSAIEKVRQQLPNDFPTDISESIFNGVLKQAGRLA, translated from the coding sequence ATGGATGTGTTAACGGTTGCAATGAATGGGATCTTAGTCGGCAGCTTAACCAAAGCAAGCTCTGGTGCTATATCGTTTCAATATGATCCAACATGGTTATCACGAGCAGGAGCCCGTGCGATCTCACTTTCTATGCCGTTACGCCACGATGCTTATCATGGTGATATTCCTTACAATTTCTTCGATAACTTATTGCCTGATAACGAAGAAATTCGTAGTCGTATTCAATCACGCTTTCAAGCGGCTACCAAACGCCCCTTTGATCTACTAAGTAAAATAGGCGGCGATTGTGTTGGTGCTATTCAGCTTTATTCACCACAACATAGCCTACACGATGTAAGGCAAATACAAGCAGAACCATTAACCGAATCTCGAATGGCGCAGGTATTACGAGGTTACCAAAGCGATGCGCCACTCGGCATGCTAGATGATATGGACGACTTTCGTATATCTATAGCCGGCGCACAGGAAAAAACGGGCTTGTTATGGTATCAAAATCAGTGGCAATTACCGTTAGGTTCGACCCCAACCAGCCATATTCTGAAATTGCCAATCGGGATCTTACCGCACAAAAACATAGACTTAAGCGATAGCTGTGAAAACGAATGGTTATGTTTAAAAATCGCGGCTGCATTTGGCTTTGAAGTGAACGATGCCACCATCATCTATGTTGAAGAAGTAAAAGCATTAGCGTTAACGCGCTTTGATCGTCGATGGTCACAAGACGGCAGTTGGCTTATGCGTTTGCCCCAAGAAGACATGTGCCAAGCGTTAGGTGTTGCACCCGCATTAAAATATGAATCAGACGGTGGGCCAAACATTGCCAGTATCATGCAATTTCTATTAGGTTCACGAACATCAACCCAAGATCGAGAAGTGTTTTTCAAAGCACAGATCTTGTTTTGGTTGTTAGCAGCCATTGATGGACACGGTAAAAACTTCAGCTTATTTCTAGAACCTGAAAGTCGTTACAGCATGACACCGTTATACGACATCATTTCAGCTTATCCTTTAATGGATTCAAACAGCATTCCGAAACAGAAAGCAAAAATGGCAATGGCATTAACGGGCACCAAGAAATATTACAAATGGCAAACCATTCAGCCTCGACATTTTTTAAGTACGGCTAAAGCGGTTGGATTTTCTACCCAGCGTGCTAATGAATTAATGACAGAAATGAAGAACCAAGCGCCAAGTGCGATAGAAAAAGTCCGACAGCAATTACCCAACGATTTTCCTACTGATATTAGTGAATCGATATTTAATGGGGTATTAAAGCAAGCAGGGCGATTGGCATAA
- a CDS encoding helix-turn-helix domain-containing protein encodes MQITSAKMLANAVRDQRKAQSRTQSDTAKLVGIKQTTVSAFENNPESTKLETLFKLLAALDLELHVQPRNTNSEPHTTEQKWNEEW; translated from the coding sequence ATGCAAATCACATCAGCTAAAATGCTCGCCAATGCAGTGCGAGATCAACGTAAAGCCCAAAGCAGAACCCAAAGTGATACAGCTAAACTGGTCGGTATTAAACAAACCACCGTATCTGCGTTCGAAAATAACCCAGAAAGTACCAAGCTAGAAACGCTTTTTAAATTACTCGCAGCATTAGATCTAGAGCTGCATGTTCAACCGCGTAACACAAACAGCGAACCACACACCACGGAACAGAAATGGAATGAGGAGTGGTAA
- a CDS encoding porin family protein yields MRLKTAFILLSLTLLSQVAVANDNIIGGSIGYGAQNFKLKYDANDGDTVPFDVYYRHMLSDYMGVEAGYTRSSDGILSDFASILSTAYVSSYGGPRLSLYGQYPLSHGNALYAKVGVAYHDVAYTVKDVKHHESKVGGDLQVGWEKRFHNGMGINVGYQFAHSSILTMNNLYVGTSYRF; encoded by the coding sequence ATGCGATTAAAAACAGCTTTCATTTTATTATCACTTACTTTGCTATCTCAAGTAGCAGTTGCGAACGATAATATCATTGGTGGATCTATTGGCTATGGAGCCCAAAATTTTAAACTGAAATATGATGCCAATGATGGTGATACCGTCCCATTTGATGTTTATTATCGTCATATGCTTAGCGATTACATGGGTGTAGAAGCCGGTTACACCCGAAGCTCCGATGGTATTTTAAGCGATTTTGCCAGCATACTATCAACGGCTTATGTATCGTCATACGGTGGGCCACGTTTATCACTGTACGGGCAATACCCATTAAGTCACGGTAATGCACTGTACGCAAAAGTTGGTGTAGCGTATCACGATGTTGCTTATACAGTGAAAGACGTAAAACATCATGAAAGTAAGGTTGGTGGCGATCTACAAGTGGGTTGGGAAAAACGCTTTCACAACGGAATGGGTATCAACGTAGGTTACCAGTTTGCTCACAGCTCCATTTTAACCATGAACAATTTGTACGTCGGCACAAGCTATCGTTTTTAA
- a CDS encoding rhodanese-related sulfurtransferase, producing MSQYVVCALYKFVALDNYQEIRQPLTELLEANHIRGTLLLASEGINGTVAGKRESIDALLAWFKQDPRLADVVYKESFNAEQPFNRTKVKLKKEIVTMGVEGIDPRHVVGTYVKPNEWNALISDPDVVLVDTRNDYEVDIGTFKNAVNPNTETFREFPQYVKDNLDPNKHKKVAMFCTGGIRCEKSTAYMKEQGFEEVYHLEGGILKYLEEVPQEESMWEGDCYVFDGRVAVNHQLEKSDYDVCNACRLPITQEEQLSEHFEKGVSCPKCIDKHSDEQKARFREREKQVQLANARGETHVGGDAAQLIEQRKKAKLAHKEQQRSAKK from the coding sequence ATGTCTCAATACGTTGTATGTGCGCTGTATAAATTTGTCGCATTAGATAACTACCAAGAAATTCGCCAACCATTAACTGAATTGCTCGAAGCTAATCACATTCGTGGCACACTGCTTCTTGCTAGTGAAGGGATCAATGGCACCGTAGCAGGTAAACGAGAATCTATTGACGCGTTACTAGCTTGGTTTAAACAAGATCCGCGCTTAGCTGACGTTGTTTATAAAGAATCATTTAATGCAGAGCAGCCATTTAACCGCACCAAAGTAAAACTGAAGAAAGAAATCGTTACTATGGGTGTCGAGGGGATCGATCCTCGTCACGTAGTGGGAACCTACGTAAAACCTAACGAATGGAATGCATTAATTTCAGATCCTGATGTTGTTCTGGTTGATACTCGTAACGATTACGAAGTCGATATTGGTACATTCAAAAACGCCGTAAATCCAAATACAGAAACCTTCCGTGAATTCCCACAATACGTGAAAGACAACCTCGATCCTAACAAACACAAAAAGGTTGCGATGTTCTGTACTGGCGGTATTCGTTGTGAAAAATCAACCGCATACATGAAAGAGCAAGGGTTTGAAGAAGTTTATCACCTTGAAGGTGGTATTCTTAAATACCTTGAAGAAGTCCCACAAGAAGAAAGCATGTGGGAAGGCGACTGCTATGTGTTTGATGGGCGAGTTGCAGTAAACCACCAACTAGAAAAAAGTGATTACGATGTGTGTAATGCCTGTCGATTACCTATCACACAAGAAGAACAATTATCAGAGCATTTTGAAAAAGGCGTAAGTTGTCCAAAATGTATTGATAAACACAGTGATGAGCAAAAAGCCCGTTTCCGTGAACGTGAAAAACAAGTGCAATTAGCGAATGCGCGTGGTGAAACTCATGTCGGTGGTGATGCAGCTCAACTGATAGAACAACGTAAAAAAGCCAAACTGGCCCATAAAGAGCAGCAACGCTCAGCTAAAAAGTAA
- a CDS encoding alpha/beta hydrolase, whose translation MTSYRKLLLASSLMVLAGCNSGSGSDSKATITKQVTKPTADYNFNNEEITELYINRDKVLNSVNFYYNGQVYDRVLFGEELDDNIIVIRLMDKYAETIDLMINRNEEAECIIYSDNQYSDKFDCGKEVQSVGEETTVIQSKSVNDYTPILLEYKNEDFEYLSHIGSTVLTAINEYDQVDIETSAAFKNFLRDNFGQDVSERDQNSSTLGISTFIQLGNIVQTYTGREMLLKFDNIINGSSDDDVNMYTGLMIRNHEIATMVTKNGSVFSGGTDLFSAGVERTLERKAPTNAIELNKQVGVHSWSDGEKTAKEIPYSDVSHRKQATYFKTMLGDKGVDFYMYTLDSAPASGEHWVTKKESDKYNLIHNIVD comes from the coding sequence ATGACTTCTTATAGAAAACTATTACTCGCATCATCGCTTATGGTACTTGCCGGTTGCAACTCGGGCTCAGGTTCAGATAGTAAGGCAACAATTACTAAACAAGTAACTAAGCCAACGGCAGATTATAATTTCAATAATGAAGAGATCACTGAGCTTTATATCAACCGTGATAAAGTTCTTAATTCAGTAAATTTTTATTATAACGGCCAAGTTTATGATCGTGTATTGTTTGGTGAAGAGCTTGATGACAATATTATTGTTATCCGATTAATGGATAAATATGCCGAAACGATTGATCTTATGATCAACCGTAATGAAGAAGCTGAATGTATTATTTATAGTGATAATCAATATTCAGATAAATTTGACTGTGGGAAAGAAGTACAATCAGTTGGTGAAGAGACAACAGTTATTCAATCTAAATCAGTTAATGATTATACCCCTATATTACTAGAATATAAGAATGAAGACTTTGAGTATTTATCGCATATTGGCTCTACAGTTTTAACAGCCATTAATGAATATGATCAAGTTGATATTGAAACATCTGCGGCATTTAAAAACTTTTTACGTGATAACTTTGGCCAAGATGTATCAGAACGCGATCAAAATAGCTCAACATTGGGTATTTCTACATTTATTCAATTAGGAAATATTGTTCAAACATATACAGGTCGTGAGATGTTATTGAAGTTCGATAACATCATTAACGGCAGTTCTGACGATGATGTAAATATGTATACAGGCCTGATGATCCGTAACCATGAGATTGCCACTATGGTAACTAAAAATGGTTCAGTATTCTCTGGTGGTACGGATCTATTTAGTGCTGGTGTTGAACGAACGCTTGAACGAAAAGCACCAACCAATGCTATTGAGCTTAATAAACAAGTCGGCGTGCATAGTTGGTCTGATGGTGAAAAGACAGCGAAAGAGATCCCGTATTCGGACGTGAGTCACCGTAAACAAGCTACGTACTTTAAGACTATGCTTGGTGATAAAGGTGTTGATTTCTACATGTATACGCTTGATTCTGCACCAGCAAGTGGTGAACACTGGGTAACGAAGAAAGAGTCAGATAAGTATAATTTGATTCATAACATTGTAGATTAA
- the lepB gene encoding signal peptidase I, with protein MLSVFNAAEMFSLILTLATLITGIIFALDKFVWQPKREGVTQESTSGWVAQARSMFPVLFAILIIRSFIIEPFQIPSGSMQPTLVPGDFIGVEKFAYGLRDPIFHKTLIPTGKPQRGDITVFIDPSNPKIDLIKRVVGLPGDTIIYQNKTLYIKPACNGQKVCPVAKEVPKQYVGLTNFTELGTDLNEYKEELGKVTHHILRDPALPEQINRYYQQPGQPMGVWVVPKGHYFAMGDNRDNSLDSRYWGFMPEQNLVGKATFIWISFTFNHNPDSMWPHWLPNGVRFNRIGSIH; from the coding sequence ATGCTTTCAGTATTCAACGCAGCAGAAATGTTCTCACTTATTCTTACTCTCGCGACCTTAATAACAGGTATTATTTTCGCGTTAGATAAGTTCGTATGGCAACCTAAACGAGAAGGGGTTACACAGGAGAGCACATCAGGTTGGGTTGCTCAAGCACGCTCAATGTTTCCGGTGTTATTTGCTATTTTAATTATTCGATCATTTATTATCGAACCTTTCCAAATTCCAAGTGGCTCCATGCAGCCAACATTGGTACCTGGTGATTTTATTGGGGTAGAAAAGTTCGCTTACGGCCTACGCGATCCTATTTTCCATAAAACACTAATACCAACAGGTAAGCCACAACGTGGTGACATAACAGTATTTATTGATCCATCAAACCCGAAAATTGATTTAATCAAACGCGTAGTTGGTTTACCGGGTGATACTATTATTTATCAAAACAAAACCCTTTATATCAAACCAGCTTGTAACGGACAGAAAGTATGTCCAGTAGCAAAAGAAGTACCAAAACAATATGTTGGCTTAACCAATTTCACTGAATTAGGTACAGATCTAAACGAGTATAAAGAAGAACTGGGTAAAGTGACTCACCACATTCTGCGTGATCCAGCTCTACCAGAGCAAATTAATCGTTATTACCAACAGCCAGGTCAACCAATGGGTGTATGGGTAGTGCCAAAGGGTCATTACTTTGCAATGGGCGACAACCGAGATAATAGCTTAGATAGCCGTTACTGGGGCTTTATGCCAGAGCAGAACTTAGTGGGCAAAGCGACTTTTATTTGGATTAGCTTTACCTTCAATCATAACCCAGACTCAATGTGGCCACATTGGTTACCTAATGGCGTTCGCTTCAACCGTATCGGTAGCATTCATTAG
- a CDS encoding Gfo/Idh/MocA family protein translates to MRIGIVGLGDIAQKAYLPIVTQLKNVELIFCTRNPTVLNALADQYGVTCCLDDYRQLNKKNIDAVMIHAATHIHYDIAHWCIKQGIPTFVDKPLVDNAEQVERLYELAEQHNTPLYVGFNRRHIPLFNKHLPELASGNIGELHSLRWEKNRHNLVGDIRPFIFDDFIHALDSVNLNAKSILDDVYVTHQMFGDHLSRVDVQWQSGQCLLHASMNRLNGITNECVSATYHNQSYQFTSFMRGQRWLNNEERILTSEDWMPMLATKGFDTMIADWLSVVESGTMPLHTVERNISTHQLADAIALQLETLFIR, encoded by the coding sequence ATGCGAATAGGAATTGTTGGGTTAGGTGATATTGCGCAAAAAGCATATCTCCCAATTGTGACGCAACTTAAAAATGTAGAGTTAATTTTTTGTACACGCAACCCTACCGTTTTAAATGCATTGGCAGATCAATATGGTGTAACTTGTTGTTTAGATGATTATCGCCAATTAAATAAAAAGAATATTGATGCAGTGATGATCCACGCTGCAACGCATATTCACTATGACATAGCACATTGGTGTATAAAACAAGGTATTCCTACTTTTGTTGATAAACCGTTAGTTGATAACGCTGAGCAAGTTGAGCGTCTTTACGAACTTGCAGAACAACACAATACTCCACTTTATGTCGGTTTTAACCGTCGTCACATTCCTCTATTTAACAAACATTTACCCGAATTGGCTTCCGGTAATATTGGTGAATTGCATTCACTTCGTTGGGAGAAAAATCGCCATAATCTTGTTGGTGATATCCGCCCTTTTATCTTCGATGATTTTATTCACGCACTTGATAGTGTGAACCTAAATGCCAAATCGATACTCGATGATGTTTATGTCACTCATCAAATGTTTGGTGATCACCTTTCACGTGTTGATGTGCAATGGCAATCAGGACAATGTTTGTTACATGCTTCGATGAATCGCTTAAATGGCATTACCAATGAGTGTGTTTCTGCCACTTATCATAACCAGTCTTACCAATTTACTTCATTTATGCGTGGCCAACGTTGGCTAAACAACGAAGAAAGAATTTTGACATCAGAAGATTGGATGCCGATGTTAGCAACCAAAGGTTTTGATACCATGATTGCTGATTGGTTAAGTGTGGTTGAGTCAGGCACTATGCCACTGCATACTGTCGAACGTAATATTTCAACACACCAATTAGCGGATGCAATTGCCTTGCAATTAGAGACATTATTTATCCGTTAA
- a CDS encoding helix-turn-helix transcriptional regulator, whose translation MSGIIKLNYYNGNRPQHLRNVPIIYPSIFWIQQGDKQLQWQNDWIHFNSNNWLLAHGHTSLTFINNPNQTQFFSTQLSFLNRPTDDQIQRSQENHTGILTPEYSPDGTAKYLWQSIITMPKDIEPNVQNHIVNALFEHLANNGYLHQLFTMRNLSWRDKLTQYFNDDPKANHSIESVCDHFGLSKSTLIRRLKDENTQFRDVLAELRMGYALSLLQTKPYSQIELAHLCGYKSEARFAQRFQHQFGLSLKQYQKTFEYH comes from the coding sequence ATGTCAGGCATAATCAAATTAAATTATTACAATGGTAATCGACCACAGCACTTACGTAATGTGCCGATTATCTACCCATCAATCTTCTGGATTCAGCAGGGGGATAAACAACTACAATGGCAAAATGATTGGATCCATTTCAATAGTAATAACTGGCTATTGGCGCATGGTCATACATCATTAACCTTTATCAATAATCCGAATCAAACTCAGTTCTTCTCAACCCAACTGAGCTTTTTAAACCGCCCAACGGATGATCAAATCCAACGCTCACAAGAAAATCATACAGGTATTTTAACACCTGAATACAGCCCTGATGGTACGGCGAAATACTTATGGCAAAGCATTATAACAATGCCGAAAGATATTGAGCCCAATGTGCAGAACCATATTGTTAATGCATTATTTGAGCACCTTGCTAACAATGGTTATCTTCATCAGTTATTTACAATGCGAAATTTGAGTTGGCGAGATAAATTAACCCAATATTTTAATGATGATCCCAAAGCCAATCACTCAATTGAATCTGTTTGTGACCATTTTGGATTAAGTAAGTCGACATTAATTAGACGCTTAAAAGACGAGAATACCCAATTTAGGGATGTATTAGCAGAACTCAGAATGGGGTATGCATTAAGCTTATTGCAAACTAAGCCATATTCACAAATAGAGCTTGCGCATTTATGTGGTTACAAATCAGAAGCTCGATTTGCACAACGCTTTCAACATCAGTTTGGTTTGAGCCTAAAACAATACCAAAAAACATTTGAATATCATTAG
- a CDS encoding YbhB/YbcL family Raf kinase inhibitor-like protein: MTTFTLHSQDITEGQLKDKRFSFNSFGHDGDNISPQLSWDNAPEGTKSFAITCFDPDAPTQSGFWHWQVINIPASTTSIEQGASGKLAAGLEMRNDYGFNSYGGACPPEGHGMHRYQFTVWALPVEKLEVPDDASCALVSFMLNATALGKSTITPTYVR, encoded by the coding sequence ATGACGACTTTTACATTACACAGCCAAGACATTACTGAAGGCCAACTTAAAGACAAGCGTTTCTCATTTAACAGCTTTGGTCACGACGGTGACAACATTTCGCCACAACTATCGTGGGATAACGCACCAGAAGGAACAAAAAGTTTTGCAATTACGTGTTTTGATCCAGACGCTCCAACACAATCTGGTTTCTGGCATTGGCAAGTGATCAATATTCCAGCATCAACAACATCAATCGAACAGGGTGCTTCAGGTAAACTCGCAGCTGGTTTAGAGATGCGTAATGACTACGGTTTTAATAGCTATGGCGGCGCTTGTCCTCCTGAAGGTCATGGTATGCATCGTTACCAATTTACAGTATGGGCATTGCCTGTAGAAAAACTCGAAGTGCCTGATGACGCATCATGTGCATTAGTTAGTTTTATGCTAAACGCAACAGCACTCGGTAAATCAACGATCACACCAACATATGTTCGATAA
- a CDS encoding DinI-like family protein, producing the protein MRIELMLNKLNLSDVHFSKIDDEFNRRVLMNWPDANIRVRLGGGNNLTVLGGFADDKERVEALLQDMFDEADDWLYNDIDMY; encoded by the coding sequence ATGCGTATTGAATTAATGCTTAACAAACTAAACCTATCAGATGTTCACTTTTCTAAGATTGATGATGAATTTAATCGAAGAGTATTAATGAACTGGCCAGATGCAAATATTCGTGTGCGTCTTGGTGGTGGAAATAATCTAACAGTGCTTGGTGGTTTTGCCGATGATAAAGAACGCGTTGAAGCATTGCTGCAGGATATGTTTGATGAAGCGGATGATTGGTTATACAACGATATCGATATGTATTAA